In a genomic window of Thalassophryne amazonica chromosome 12, fThaAma1.1, whole genome shotgun sequence:
- the LOC117521215 gene encoding SUN domain-containing ossification factor-like → MCPQVSDGQNYLMLSLMLCVFLGLLLCANHCRFSVAHSATAPHDHPMTKSSRFCCPERQLCSCDDGGLKRSASYPLLNSFQVAATEDIGWTGWKSLHRPVSDSSHFRAVGNSPSPQNRLLLPGDCSYYVLGPEQSIRGYSRQQRLSILTFLTISPRPKLHK, encoded by the exons ATGTGTCCGCAGGTGTCAGACGGTCAGAATTATCTGATGCTGTCTCTgatgttgtgtgtgtttctgggACTGCTGCTGTGTGCCAATCACTGTCGCTTCTCCGTGGCACATTCAGCCACAGCACCCCATGACCACCCCATGACCAAGAGCTCCAGATTCTGCTGTCCTGAAAG GCAGCTGTGTTCCTGTGATGATGGAGGATTGAAGAGGAGTGCATCCTATCCACTGCTGAATTCCTTCCAGGTAGCTGCCACTGAAG ATATTGGTTGGACAGGCTGGAAGAGTCTCCACAGACCTGTTTCTGACAGTTCACACTTCAGAGCAGTTGGAAACAGCCCATCACCCCAGAACAGGTTATTATTACCTGGTGATTGTTCTTATTATGTCCTGGGGCCAGAACAAAGTATCAGAGGATATAGTCGACAACAACGTCTGTCCATTCTAACATTTCTCACTATATCTCCAAGGCCCAAATTACACAAGTGA